The genomic DNA TAGACgcttcttaaaaaaataaaacaaaacatacgTTGATGTAATGATGTTATCCACTTCCATACATATTTAGAACATGACAAACACTCTATCCGTTAAAAACACCTTTATTATGGCTCGGGGCTAACACAGTTAGCCAGCCAGCTAGCGTTGCGTGTAGTTGTTATTGCTTGTAAGATAAACACGTAGTTGTCATATTCTTGACAACTAAAGTTAATTCTTGATTACAAACCTGTAAAATTACCTGACAGCTTTTGTCAAAAGAACCTTCATCTCTTCTCCGCTACTGAACTAGAGAGATTATGaggcttttaaaaacagatgacAACATGGCTCAAATTATATGTAATGGTCCCGACTTCCGCCTAGCGGCTCGGAGGACGAATTGATCCCGGAAGTGAGGTCAACTGTTTAGCATAGCTACTTTAGCATCAGGTAACGAACACGCATTATTTTGGTCTGGCTTTAGcgacattttttaaaagtattttaacatttaaacattttattaacTAATAAGACGATTCTGCAACATGTGATTTGACAGATCATTATTTCAGAAACACAAGGGTACTTCTCAACGTCATGTTATTAGGAGAAATTCCCGTCACACCACTGTTTACAGTGCGTGCTAAATGAGTTGTAGGGTGATTCGCGAAACAAAAAGGCAATATTAACTACTAATTTGCTTTAAACTATCGAAGAAAACGGTGTAAACCAGGAGTGTCCCAGAGGGCTGCGATCCAGTCGGGTTTTGGATCCTCCCAGGCAGGTCAGAAAACCCAGTCTGATTGTGACCCTCCATGCCTGAGACAACCCTGATGTAAACAATAAGTTTTAACGgggttaaaaatatatatttatgcaTTATGAAGATGCATATTCGAGAATCTACAGAGAGGAAGCTATACTGTCAATGATGACTCAAAACAAGTGAATAAGAACATTGTTTTGCCCCTTGCTCTTTTCCTCACAAGGTAACAATGGACCACGGGAGGtcaaacaaccccccctccaGCTACAAAAGTCACAGGTTACCCTATGAAGGCGACGGGAATGACAGCAGACGCAATAGGCACCCCAAAACAGACTACCAATATGATTCTAGGCAAATTCCAGGCAGACCTGAGTGTTTGAGCACCAGAAAGGAGCTTTACGAGAGGAACTTTCCTGTGTATAAACAGCCTGCCGAGGTGGGAAGTTTCTCCCTCGACTCCAAGCGGAGATTTTTCAATGACAGCAGGCAGATTAGATACTACGCAAAACTGGACAGACGACCCAACTTTGACCTGACGGATGGATACAGGGATCGCCACGTAAAGAGAGACGAATCTGTCAAAGAGAATCTCAACCACCTCCTTCAGTGGATTTTGGCCAACAGAGCAGCAGTCGGCTCAAGTCAGGCTGCGGCATCACCTTGGTAGGCGCTTCAAACTCTCTGATCCCACTCTAGCCGTGTTCCCCGTTGAGCTTTTTCCTTGTGCATCTAATTATTGCTCTTCTCAGCCCTATAGACACCGACTTTGTGACGTGGCGAGGGCACCTGACCAAGCTGCTGACCACTCCCTACGAGAACCGCGAGGGCTGGCTGCTGGCGGTCACCAAGTTCAAGGGGACGCTTTATGTCAGTGAAGTGGAAACGGAGGCTGCGCGCACGCAGCGTCAGACCCGCACAGAGAAGCACGAAGAGATGATGTACTGGGGGTACAAGTTCGAGCAATACATGTGTGCCGGTAGGACCGTCAGTTCTGCTGCACCTTCACAGACAACATTTATTCTATGTGATGAGTTTCAAACCAAAGATTCATGGTTAAACGATGCGGCTTTTCCTCGCCTGTTAGACGACGCCCAGAGTTTACCCAACCCAGGAGGGGTTGTTAACACCAATGAGGCCTTCTGCGCTGTGGTGAAGACGCGTCTCGCGGATCACAGGCTCCTGTTCTCTGGCGAGGTGGACGGCCGTGATAAAGACCCcagagctccgccccctccagaATGCTACATCGAGCTGAAGACCTCTGCGGAGATCTGCACTCCTAAGCAGCGTAGCAACTTCCACCGGTAAATAACGAGTGGGTAAAACGCCACACAGGAAGTGTCTTCCTGTGGTTTTTTCTGAAGGTTTCCTCGTTTTTGCTGGTCCTCAGGTTCAAACTGCTAAAGTGGTGGGCTCAGTCTTTTCTCCTCGGAGTCCCTCGGATTATCGCAGGATTTCGGACTCACGACGGAGTGGTCGTTGACGTGGAAACCATTTCAGTCTCGGAAATTTCTCATATAATCAAGGTAtctttattgttattttgtcaGTTTTTACGAACAAAGCTTTaataactgttgtttttttttacttggaACAGGCTGAAAGAAACTGCTGGAAACCAACAGTCTGCATGAACTTTTGCTGTGCTTTCCTGTCTTTTGTCAAGCGTACAGTCACAGAAGATGACCCGAGGTGAGTCCCAACCATAGAACTTACTGAATTGACTAACAGATCTTTATAAATTATTCTGGGCTCTTGTCTTCTTTAGCGTGGTGTACCTGTTCTCCTACGAGCCCCATGGAGATGTAACCTTCACTGTCCACAGGGACTCCCAGTATTCCTTCCTGCCACCCTGGTATGTGGAGGAACTTATTGGCAGACAGCGCTGATGTACCATTTATACTGCACTGGGAAAGTTGTGTTTGACATCTGTCTCAATTTtaaggtttttaattttttttatacattttaaaaaaatatatagatgGATTGTAGGATgaaaaaaataccaaaacaAGTGTTGAGTATTGCATCAGGAGTTACAGATTAATGAAAACAGTCAAGACAAAAGTTCTGAAGAAAATGTTAGCCAAGTCTACCGTGACCACCTCTACATGATATACCGTAATAAAAACTGCATGTTAACTCGTCTCCACCTCCTTTTGCCTTTTGTTTAATAAACTCATTTGGTCCCACTTGTTCACTCCTAAACTTGGTGTCCACAAATGAGTTAACACAGTATTCGAGAGTGGGACTCGAGGGTTGCTGGAGAGGCGATAGATTATGAACTATGATTCTGCAACTGGAGGATGGTGCAACAACGTCCAACTgggttttatatattttattgagaGTTGAGATAAGATGCTCCAAGTTACAGGTTCACAGTTGCTATGGTTGCTAACAACTAATAATTCGAGATATATATTGATCCCTTGATAAATTTATCCCAGGATAATGCCCTGCGGAATCGCAATATTTCCGCTCAATGTGCTGCCCAAAAGGTGCAACACTCCCAGTTGGCGCCACGtttaaccaacacacacaaggtTAGCAATAACActaattattaatgaattaattaacACTAATAGGTCCTGCAAGTGATTatggctgctgcttttgtccccACTGAAGCAAAGGCGAAAACACAGGCACAAGGTGGTTCAGATGAAACAGCAGGTGGTCCGATAGTTTTTCAGGCAGGACAGTAGAAAGGGGAAACCTGCTGATGCCGACTGGAGGCTTCAACCAGGCATAGCGAGCCTCTTCTGGGATGGTACGGGCAGCTGTTGGCAGACCTATTTGAGACACGGGAGAGCGCTCAGTGTCCTCCGTTTGTCGCCCTTCACAATCAAGGGGTGGGTGCACTGGCTAATCAGCGGCCGTGTGCCCTTTTTCTATATGTTCCCACCAATAGCTCTAATCTCCGTGGCCGGATGATGATCCTCATAGCCCCTCATTGGCCATCAAAAGACTGACAAACATAGCGCAGTT from Takifugu rubripes chromosome 5, fTakRub1.2, whole genome shotgun sequence includes the following:
- the dxo gene encoding decapping and exoribonuclease protein produces the protein MDHGRSNNPPSSYKSHRLPYEGDGNDSRRNRHPKTDYQYDSRQIPGRPECLSTRKELYERNFPVYKQPAEVGSFSLDSKRRFFNDSRQIRYYAKLDRRPNFDLTDGYRDRHVKRDESVKENLNHLLQWILANRAAVGSSQAAASPCPIDTDFVTWRGHLTKLLTTPYENREGWLLAVTKFKGTLYVSEVETEAARTQRQTRTEKHEEMMYWGYKFEQYMCADDAQSLPNPGGVVNTNEAFCAVVKTRLADHRLLFSGEVDGRDKDPRAPPPPECYIELKTSAEICTPKQRSNFHRFKLLKWWAQSFLLGVPRIIAGFRTHDGVVVDVETISVSEISHIIKAERNCWKPTVCMNFCCAFLSFVKRTVTEDDPSVVYLFSYEPHGDVTFTVHRDSQYSFLPPWYVEELIGRQR